The nucleotide sequence AAGCGGATATGGAAAGAAGTCCGGAGGAGTTTTCGGGTGGTTATCAAATCCGGATGAATTTGGCGAAACTTCTGGTGTCCAGTCCCGACTTACTTATGTTAGACGAGCCGAATAACTATTTAGATATCGTAACGATCCGTTGGCTCGAGGAATTTTTACGAGAGTGGGAAGGTGAGATCATTCTGGTCACTCACGATAGAAGTTTTATGGATAGTGTGGTTACTCACACTGCCGCGATCCATCGGACGAAGGCGATTAAAGTCCAAGGCGATACGGATAAACTTTATAATCAGATCAATCAGGCGGAAGAAATTTACGAAAGGACCCGTTTGAACGAGGCAAAAAAGAGAAAACAAGAAGAGATCTTTATTGCACGTTTTAAAGCGAAGGCGAGTTTTGCGAGTCGCGCTCAATCCAGAGTGAAAAAACTGGAGAAACAAGGCGAGATGAAAGCCTTAGAAGAGATCGAAAGTTTGGAATTATATTTTAACGCCGCACCTTTCGCCGCGAGCCAAATGTTGTCTGCGGAAAATATTTCTTTCTCTTATTCGGGACAGGAACCTTTTTTGATCTCCGATTTTTCTCTCAGTGTTGGGAAGAGAGATCGTATCTGTATTATCGGTAAAAACGGTAAGGGTAAGTCCACTCTTCTGAAACTTCTTGCCGGGGAACTCCAACCGAGTTCCGGAAGGATCCAAAAACATCCTGCGTTGAAGGAAGGTTATTTCGGTCAGACGAATAAATTAAATCTGAACGAGAACGCTACCGTCACCGAAGAAATTATGAGTGCGGATAAATCTTGCACCGAGTGGCTCGCGAGAACGATCGCAGGCGGATTGATGTTCTCCGACGATATGTCTTTGAAAAAGATCAAGGTCCTTTCGGGTGGCGAGAAAAGTAGGGTGATGCTTGGGAAAATTTTGGTAACCCCTTGTCATCTTCTGTTTTTGGATGAGCCCACCAACCACTTGGATATGCAGTCTTGCGATGCATTGATCGAAGCGATCGACGAGTTCGAAGGTTCGGTCATCATGGTCACTCACAACGAGATGCATCTTAGAGCCGTCGCGACCAAGTTGATCGTTTTTGATAACGACACTATCAGGATCTTTGACGGCACTTACGACGACTTCCTGAAGGACGTAGGCTGGTCAGACGAAGATTATTAGAAAAATCTAATTATCTTTTTTATAATTTATTTGGGCGGTTCTCCCGCTTCGCGGGAGTCGTGCTGCTGCGGGTTCGCGCATTCGCGCTCATCCGGGCTTTTGCCCGGACTAAAGCCCTTCGCATCACTACCGCGGCAGTGCCGAATGCTGGCCTGGATCGGGGATTTGTTGGAGGTCCTACATGGGGTGGAAGGCGGCCCCCACCCTGGTTCGGGTGGTGGAGGAGGGTCCCGCGGGAGAAGCAATTGCCTTCTATCATAGTTTCGCATTTTCCTCAATGACTATTTCTTTAAAAATTTTGTAGGAGCTCCTACAAAATCTTGGCCTAAGGTTGCTTTACGCAATCGTCCCTTTTGTTCTCACGATTTTTTCCAAATTCACTCACCCTCTTCGAACCAACCATGCACTAAGAACCAACAACCCCAAGCCGATCATCTTTTGTGCTGAAATCGGTTTTTCAGGAAATCCTAATGCTCCCCATTTTTCTAATAAGATAGAAGTGACTACTTGGCCTAATAAAAATAATGCGATCCAACTCGTGGCTCCTAGTTTCGGTGCGAAAACTAAAGACGAGGTGACTACGATTGCTCCTAAAAATCCTCCAATCCAGATCCACCAAGGTTGTTCTTTGATTGTTTCTACTAAGAACGAAGTGGACTTCATTTCTCCTAAGGCAATAGTTATGATTCCCAATGCAATGGTCCCTAGGAAAAAGGAAATAGTGGAAGCAAGCCAAGGGCTTTCTATATTTTTTCCTAATATGGAATTGATACCGGGTTGTATGGACATCGCAAGTCCGGACAGAAGAGCAAAGATTATGGGTAAGAATAGATTCATACGTTGATCTTGGTTTACCCGGATTTTTTTACGAGTCGTTTGGAAATCCGAATCGAAAGAATTTAACGTTTCCGTTGTTTTGCCGATTTAGGCTGAGAAACTTTAAATTCGGCTTTTGCCTTTGTTTCTCCGTTTACAATGATTTCCAATTTGTGGAGTCCGGGAGAATGTATTCTCGTGGTCATCTGCTGAAAAGATTGTTTTCTTTCGTATACTTTTGTTTCTTTAGGAGAAAATTCTTTTTCTTCTATCTGAAACACTTTTACGGAAAATTTTCCGGAAGGTTTCAGGTAATGGATCTTGGATTCTAATCTGTAAAGTGTAGGTTCTTTCGTTTCCGACTTCATTTCAAATCGATAAGTTAGATGTTTTCCGATCTCTACTTCTTTAGGCTGGAGTTCCAATTTAGAAATTTTAGCGGATTTGCTCTTGGAAAATCCAAAGATAGAAAGTGTATCCGAGTTGCCTTGTTTTAATAAACCTCTAAGCGCATGTTTTAGTAAAAGATCCGTATTTTCGGATTTGCCCATCCATTTTTTCGCGATAGAAATCACTAAGTCGGGGTGATCTTTAGAAATATCGTTAAGATGATTGGCAACACTTCTGCGGACTACCTCATCCGGATCGTTCTTTAAATTTTCCAAGATGGAAAGAGTCTTTTCCGGATCATTTTTTAATCCTGGAATCCCTTTCCCCCAAGGCAATCTAGGGCGGGAACCTTCACTTGCTAATCTCCTGGTTCCCGGGTGTGAATGTTTGGACCATTCTAACATTTTTTTCCAAGTGATATCAGGATATCGGATCAGAAATTCTCGGATGGAAAATTCGCAGGAGATGATTTGAGTGATCCTTTCCATACAGTATAAGGATTCGTCCGGATGATCTGCGCCTGAGATCTCAACCGTTTCACCTAAGAAGATGATATAAAATCTTTGGGTGCCCGGGAATTTTTTCTCCAGAACTTTCGAAATTTTTAATAAAGGAGAAACTGCTTTTGGGAATGGTTTTGGTAGAGACTTTGATAGTACTTCTGCGATTCTATGGATCCTTTGTTTGAGTTCCAACTTCTTCCAATCTTTACGTTTGATCTCTTGGACCCATTCTTCCGGTCGTTTATGAGATAATACTATAGAGAATTGGGTCCCTATTTCTAAAAGAGCCTTGTCATCGTAAAAGTTCTTAAGCGCTTCCGCCATAAACTTTGTTATGATCCTATTTTCGGTTTGGATAGGTAGTATTTTTCCGTATTTGATCGGGAAAAATTTCGATGATCCAGTAAATATTTCATAAGAATACTTGCGTCGGTCTGTTTTAAGAAATAATAAAATGATTTCCGAAAATCGTCATTTCCTATATTTAATTCTCTTACGTGAATATCGCATTAACAAGACTAAAACATCTACATGTTTCAGCCCCCCAATATTCTACTCCTGAAAAAGTGGTAGAAGCTTTGGGCGCTATCCAAGGCCAGGACTACGCTGCCTCTAAATGGGCTATTGGGCTTAGAGCTCCCGGTTTGAAAGAAGTAGACGTCGAGTCCGCATTCTTAGACAGAAAGATCATCAGGTCTTGGCCTTTGAGAGGAACATTACACGTAGTTTCCGCCAAAGATATTTATTGGTTATTGGACGTATTGGGCCCTCCTACCGTTTCAAAATATGCAGCTCATTATAAAAAAATAGAGTTAGATCCCAAAGTATTAAAAAAATGTTATTCCATTCTTTCTAAAAATCTATCGAACCAAAACTTTCTCACTAGAAAGGAAATATCTTCCATTTTAGAAAAATCGGGAATTATCACGAACACTACCAGATTATCCCATATTCTACAAAGAGCAGGCTTGGAAGGTTTGATTTGTTTCGGTCCGAGAAGGGACAAGGATTTTACTTATACATTGATCGAAGAATGGATCCCTAAGATCAAAAGAGCTAAAAAGCCGAAGGAAGAAGCCCTCTATGAAATCACTAAAAAGTATTTTGATACTAGGGCTCCGGCTACTTTGGCGGACTTTGTATGGTGGTCCGGGTTGAATATAAAGGATGCAAAGCTCGGTATAGAAAGTCTCGCTCCTAAATTGACCGGAATTCAAAAAGATGATCAGACCTATTATATTCCGAAAAAGTTGGAGGTAGTGGACAACAAATCCGATACTTTATTCCTTCTGCCTGCGTTTGACGAGTTTTTACTGGCCTATACCGATCGTAAAGATTGTATGGACCCCCCTGCCAAAAAACTTTTAACTCCGGCAGATGATCTTTTTAGGCCGACTCTGGTAATCAACGGTTGGGTAAGCGGGATTTGGCAAAGAGAATTAAAAAAAGAAGACGTTATCTTGAAAATAAATCCTTACAAATCGCTAAATGCAAATTTTAAAAAGAAACTGAAAAAAGCGGTCGAAGAATACGCGAAATTTCTCGGGAAAAACCCTATCTTAGAAGCTTAGTTTATTCCGAGAACTCTATTAACAATTTATGAATTAGATCGTAATTTTTCCAAGGCAAAAAATGTCCTTCCTTCGGAAGGAGATATGTTTTTACCTCTGTGGAAAAATATTTCCGAACAAATTCCGGATTTTTTGGATCTACAAGTGTATCTTCTTCCCCCTGGACTACAATTGTTTTAGCCTTGATCGTTTTCCATTCAGGGACCAGACTTTTTAACTGTTTTTTCAAAGGTAACATTTCCGAATTACTATAGGCCCATTCTTCCGGTAAGATCCAACCGACAATCCAAGTGTCCGCAATTTTGTTGTACCATTTTATCTCTTCCGCTTCCGGGTCCATAGCGGCGGCTAGTAAAAAAAGGAATTGGAATTTTTCGGGGTAAAGTGTAGCCATTCTTGCGGCAACCGGACCTCCATAAGAATGTCCTAATATACTGATCGATTTTATGCCTCTTTGTATTTCGGGAAGTTTTGTCATGGTGTTTAGAATTTTCTCTGCTTGGAGATTTACATCCGCAATCGCCCCGGATGATTTTCCGAAACCTGGCCTATCTACTCCAAGCATACAGTATATTTTTAATAATTCAGGGTCTTTTAAGTATCTAAGATAATTCGACCAACTGCCAGGGGAGCCGTGAATAAAAATGAGGACTTTACTTTTGTCAGGTTTACAACCTGTGCTGATCCAATGGACTACAGCTTCTTCTTTTTTGTTTTGGATGAAGTGTTCTTGGTAGAATGTGTCGGATTCTTTGAGTTTCCGGAAGGCTTTATCTTCTTCCAGATTCATTTCTTCGTAACTACTGCAATAAGAAATAAATAGTAATAATAAGAGTGAAAGATTTAACCTTTTCATAAAAGCGATATTTGAGAAGGAGCGGAAAATACTTCGCCCTAATTCAAAAATTGTTACTATAAGTTGTATATTTATACGAAAATTTTGATGAGCAAAAATATCCCGAAATTTGCTCCGAAAACCGTATAAAAAAATAAAGGAGGAGAAGGCTCCATCTGTTTATCTATCGCCTTGTTTAAGCTGGTTTTGATAATTTCTTCTAGAACGGAGATATCTTGTGTTCCCTTTTGTTCGTAAACTGTTGCGACTTCTTCTGCGAATTCCGCGATTCGGATCTTTTTTAAGAAGGTCTGCAAAATGAAACGAAGAGCCTTGGGCCAGTTTTCCTTCTCCTGTAAAAACGTAGGTAGATCTTTGAGTTTAGAAGAGATAAACATTCCCCAGTTGTCTATTTTTTCGGATCCGACCTTCTTTTTGATCATTTCGGAAAGTGTTTTAGAAACGTTTTCCGTGAACCAGGTTTTGTTCGCTGAGACTAGATTTCCTAATTCTCTACCTAAAAGAAATGTTTTGATCCCTATGAAATAAAGAAAAGGGAACACGAAGGCAAACCCGATCACTAAAAGAACGATCGGCCATAATTCCAAGACTATTACGATTAAAGCAAGTATTGCACCGATCCCTCCCGCTCTTGCGATTGGCATCGGCCCAAGATCGGATGCGATACTTTTCATTTCGGGAAAACAAAATGCTAATAGAAATAGATTAAGAATAAATCCTAAAAAGAGCGCTATAGAGGAAAGTAGAAATATTTTTGCGGAACTTTTGACTGCCGTTTTTACGAATGTTCCAATTTCTTCTTTCATTAATATTTCTCCGGATAAACGTATTTCTTATTAATAACGGATCATGTCCGTTCTTTTTGAACATATTCGCAATAGAATCAAGAAAAAAAGAAGAGGGTCCTAAGTTTCCGGAATAAATCCTCTTCTCATCGTATTCTCGGTGATGCTAATTGGTTCTAAAAATTGTTTTAGATAATCCGGACCACCGGCTTTGGCGCCTACTCCGGAGAGTTTATATCCTCCGAACGGTTGCCTGTCTACTACAGCTCCGGTGATCCCTCTGTTAATGTAAAGATTTCCAACTTCGAATTTCTCTTTTGCATATCGTATATTCTTAGGATTTCTGGAAAAAACTCCGCCTGTAAGAGCATAATCCACGTTATTCGCAATTTTAATCGCATCTTCAAAGTTTTTTGCTCTGAATAAGGTAACGTACGGTCCAAAAAATTCCGTTTGTCCCAGTGGCGAACTAGGATCCTCACTTTCAAAAATGATAGGCTCCACAAAATGGCCGGTTTGTTTTTGGCTTTCTCCCATATTAAGTTTACTTAGGATCTTAGAAGAGAATTGAGCGGCTATACTATCTAACCTTGATTTGGATTCGGAATCTATCACTGGTCCGACTTTTACTGAAGGATCTTCGGGTAACCCTGGTTTTAAGGATTGTAAGGCGTCTATAAATCTGCTTTTGAACGTGTCGTAATTGGATTCCAAAAGTATAATGCGTGAAAGTGCACTACATTTTTGTCCTTGGAATCCAAATGCGGATTGTAAGGATGCGATCACGGCTTCGTCTAGATCCGCATCTTCATCCACGATTATGGCGTTTTTACCTCCCATTTCCGCGACGACCTTCTTTACGAATTTTAGATCTTGGGCGGCGGCTTCTCGGATCATTCCTAATCCTACAGCTCTGGAACCGGTAAAATTAATCGTGTGAACTTCAGGATGTTTCACTAAATAGGCGCCGATCTCTTCTCCTTTTCCGGGTAAGAAATGTAGTGCGGAAGAAGGGATGTCCGCTTCGAGTAATATATTGAAAAGTTTGAATGCGATTGCGGAAGATTGTTCTGCAGGTTTCATGATCACCGGGTTTCCCGCGACCAAAGGTGCCACTGTCATTCCGCAGAGGATAGCCAAAGGAAAATTCCAAGGAGCGACTACTAATGTGACACCTCTTGGTATGTATGTGTAAATATTCTCCTCTCCTAAAAGATCTCTTTTTCTGGGCTGGAAAATATTTTCGGCTTCGTTAGCATAAAATTCGCAGAAGTCGATCGCCTCTGCGATTTCGGCATCAATGTCTTTGATCCCTTTTCCTACTTCTAAAGAGATTAGTACCGTGAGTTCCGCTTTTCGGGAGCGCAGAATATCGGCTGCTTTTTTCAGGAATCCGATCCGGATTTCGGCCTTTGTATTTTTCCATGTTTCAAAAAATCGGACCGAGTCTTTGACGGCGTCTTCCGCATCTGTCAAAGACGCATAATGTATATCTGCGATTTTTTCAACGGTGTTTGCAGGATTTAAAGCGGGAACAACAACGGAAGTTTTTTTTGTTTTTCCGGAGACAATCGGAAATACTTGTATCGGGAATTCTTTTCGGATAGAAACAAATCCTTTGTTTAGGACGATTCTTTCTTCTTCTTTGGAAAAATCCCTAAGGGGCTCGTTTTGAAAATTTGAATTAAGATGAAAGCTCATTTTGATCTCGGACTCTCCAAATACAATAATCGTTCCCGATCTTTTCTGTTCGCATTGATGTTTTTCAAAAAACCTTCGTTAGTGGAATTTTCCAGTAACCTTCTTACCAAATAAGCCATACCGGGGATCACTTCTCCGATAGGGGAATATTCTCTGACTGAGATCCCTAAACTGCGAATCGCCTTCTTGTATGAGTCCCCCATTCCGTATAACATTTGTACTTCGAAAAAGTTTTCCGGGACGGAATATTCCGCCGCTCTTACGAATGCGGATGAAAGACTCCTTATATTATGAGAACCGAATGCAGGTCGTATATGAGGGTAGGACTTCAATAAGAGTAACGAACATTCTTCATAGTTTTTATCCGTATCCGATTTTATGAGAAAAACGGGAGGTTCCCAGCCTTTTTGAGCCGACTGTGTCATCTCATATTCCCAATAAGCGCCTTTGACCAAACGAACGGTCAGCGGGTATTTTCTTTTTTTGGAATATTCAATTACTTTTTGCAGGTCTTTCTGGGATGATTTCAGATAAGCTTGAACCACGATCCCGAAATGTGGATACTCTTGGAACTCGGGTTCTGCAAAGATGCGGAAAGCTGTATCCATTATGATATCCTTGGTCTCGTACTGTTCCATATCCAGATTAATAAAAACATTTTTGGTAACTGCTGAGTGCAGGATCGGCCGTAACTTCTCCATTAAATGAGTCACGGAAGATTCATGCGCGAGTGGGTCTAATTGGGAATAAAGAGATGAACATTTTACGGAAACGTTTCCGGTAGGCTCTCCGGGAAATTGTTTTTTTCGTATTTCTGAAAGTTCTTTGTCCTTGGAAACTTCTTCCAATAAAAGTAAGTATTCGGAGATATATCGTTCCGCTTCCTTTTCGGAAAGTACAGCTTCTCCCAATATATCTATAGTGGAAGAGATCCCTTTTCTGTATCTATCGATGATCTTTTTACGATCCGAGCCGTAGGTCCTTCCTAAGATAAAAAATTTTGCGGTTAATTGAATCCCGATCTTTGCGCCTAACGCAACGAATACGGAACTGAGTCGATTGGATAAAAATATGGAAAGAAGTAATATGATCCATTTAGGAAGTTCCGTAGTAGTTTCGACAAAATAGATCCGGATATAACGTGCAATAGAAGAAAGAGAACCGAGGCTCGGAAATAGATCTGCGAATCGAAACGCCTGAAGTTTTAATAATGGCCGATTTTCCAGGAACAAAAGACTTTTGGAGAATAGTCTATATGCACTAAAAAGACCATCTTCGTAGGCATCGCTTAGGCGAAATAATTCCCTTCCTTTTTCTAGGATCCTATCTTGCAGATCGAAGGAAGAAGGAATTGTTTGGTGTTCGTTTTCTTCTGTCGCCTTCATTCTAATGTATTCCGATCCCGACGGTTCCGGTTGAAAAAACTTCTTCTCCGGATTTTTGCCATGCGAACCTTTCGGAAAAGCTTTTGCATCCACTATTCCCAAATCAAATATTACGAGTTGGAAAAAAGGACGACCTTTTACGACGAAAATCAGTCAAAGTTCGGTAGGCCAACCCGATGAATATCCTATCACATTCTACCACAAACTTTTATAAGGAGCTTCCGGAGATTTCCCAATTTTCGGAAGTTACCGACAGTAAACATTATAGAAAGGTCCCCGAAGATTGGATCGTGATCGTTACGGATATCGTAAAATCCACGGAAGCGAT is from Leptospira sp. WS58.C1 and encodes:
- a CDS encoding ABC-F family ATP-binding cassette domain-containing protein; translated protein: MIKISNLHKSYTSNLLFDDLNLSLNRGEKLGLVGRNGHGKSTLFQMIIGNVEPDSGSITVPKGYKIGHLQQHLKFTKPTVLEECALGLPEGEEYETWQVEKVLSGLGFSEADMERSPEEFSGGYQIRMNLAKLLVSSPDLLMLDEPNNYLDIVTIRWLEEFLREWEGEIILVTHDRSFMDSVVTHTAAIHRTKAIKVQGDTDKLYNQINQAEEIYERTRLNEAKKRKQEEIFIARFKAKASFASRAQSRVKKLEKQGEMKALEEIESLELYFNAAPFAASQMLSAENISFSYSGQEPFLISDFSLSVGKRDRICIIGKNGKGKSTLLKLLAGELQPSSGRIQKHPALKEGYFGQTNKLNLNENATVTEEIMSADKSCTEWLARTIAGGLMFSDDMSLKKIKVLSGGEKSRVMLGKILVTPCHLLFLDEPTNHLDMQSCDALIEAIDEFEGSVIMVTHNEMHLRAVATKLIVFDNDTIRIFDGTYDDFLKDVGWSDEDY
- a CDS encoding DMT family transporter, which produces MNLFLPIIFALLSGLAMSIQPGINSILGKNIESPWLASTISFFLGTIALGIITIALGEMKSTSFLVETIKEQPWWIWIGGFLGAIVVTSSLVFAPKLGATSWIALFLLGQVVTSILLEKWGALGFPEKPISAQKMIGLGLLVLSAWLVRRG
- a CDS encoding DNA alkylation repair protein, whose translation is MAEALKNFYDDKALLEIGTQFSIVLSHKRPEEWVQEIKRKDWKKLELKQRIHRIAEVLSKSLPKPFPKAVSPLLKISKVLEKKFPGTQRFYIIFLGETVEISGADHPDESLYCMERITQIISCEFSIREFLIRYPDITWKKMLEWSKHSHPGTRRLASEGSRPRLPWGKGIPGLKNDPEKTLSILENLKNDPDEVVRRSVANHLNDISKDHPDLVISIAKKWMGKSENTDLLLKHALRGLLKQGNSDTLSIFGFSKSKSAKISKLELQPKEVEIGKHLTYRFEMKSETKEPTLYRLESKIHYLKPSGKFSVKVFQIEEKEFSPKETKVYERKQSFQQMTTRIHSPGLHKLEIIVNGETKAKAEFKVSQPKSAKQRKR
- a CDS encoding winged helix DNA-binding domain-containing protein, which codes for MNIALTRLKHLHVSAPQYSTPEKVVEALGAIQGQDYAASKWAIGLRAPGLKEVDVESAFLDRKIIRSWPLRGTLHVVSAKDIYWLLDVLGPPTVSKYAAHYKKIELDPKVLKKCYSILSKNLSNQNFLTRKEISSILEKSGIITNTTRLSHILQRAGLEGLICFGPRRDKDFTYTLIEEWIPKIKRAKKPKEEALYEITKKYFDTRAPATLADFVWWSGLNIKDAKLGIESLAPKLTGIQKDDQTYYIPKKLEVVDNKSDTLFLLPAFDEFLLAYTDRKDCMDPPAKKLLTPADDLFRPTLVINGWVSGIWQRELKKEDVILKINPYKSLNANFKKKLKKAVEEYAKFLGKNPILEA
- a CDS encoding alpha/beta fold hydrolase — its product is MKRLNLSLLLLLFISYCSSYEEMNLEEDKAFRKLKESDTFYQEHFIQNKKEEAVVHWISTGCKPDKSKVLIFIHGSPGSWSNYLRYLKDPELLKIYCMLGVDRPGFGKSSGAIADVNLQAEKILNTMTKLPEIQRGIKSISILGHSYGGPVAARMATLYPEKFQFLFLLAAAMDPEAEEIKWYNKIADTWIVGWILPEEWAYSNSEMLPLKKQLKSLVPEWKTIKAKTIVVQGEEDTLVDPKNPEFVRKYFSTEVKTYLLPKEGHFLPWKNYDLIHKLLIEFSE
- a CDS encoding aldehyde dehydrogenase family protein, translating into MSFHLNSNFQNEPLRDFSKEEERIVLNKGFVSIRKEFPIQVFPIVSGKTKKTSVVVPALNPANTVEKIADIHYASLTDAEDAVKDSVRFFETWKNTKAEIRIGFLKKAADILRSRKAELTVLISLEVGKGIKDIDAEIAEAIDFCEFYANEAENIFQPRKRDLLGEENIYTYIPRGVTLVVAPWNFPLAILCGMTVAPLVAGNPVIMKPAEQSSAIAFKLFNILLEADIPSSALHFLPGKGEEIGAYLVKHPEVHTINFTGSRAVGLGMIREAAAQDLKFVKKVVAEMGGKNAIIVDEDADLDEAVIASLQSAFGFQGQKCSALSRIILLESNYDTFKSRFIDALQSLKPGLPEDPSVKVGPVIDSESKSRLDSIAAQFSSKILSKLNMGESQKQTGHFVEPIIFESEDPSSPLGQTEFFGPYVTLFRAKNFEDAIKIANNVDYALTGGVFSRNPKNIRYAKEKFEVGNLYINRGITGAVVDRQPFGGYKLSGVGAKAGGPDYLKQFLEPISITENTMRRGFIPET
- a CDS encoding proline dehydrogenase family protein, whose product is MKATEENEHQTIPSSFDLQDRILEKGRELFRLSDAYEDGLFSAYRLFSKSLLFLENRPLLKLQAFRFADLFPSLGSLSSIARYIRIYFVETTTELPKWIILLLSIFLSNRLSSVFVALGAKIGIQLTAKFFILGRTYGSDRKKIIDRYRKGISSTIDILGEAVLSEKEAERYISEYLLLLEEVSKDKELSEIRKKQFPGEPTGNVSVKCSSLYSQLDPLAHESSVTHLMEKLRPILHSAVTKNVFINLDMEQYETKDIIMDTAFRIFAEPEFQEYPHFGIVVQAYLKSSQKDLQKVIEYSKKRKYPLTVRLVKGAYWEYEMTQSAQKGWEPPVFLIKSDTDKNYEECSLLLLKSYPHIRPAFGSHNIRSLSSAFVRAAEYSVPENFFEVQMLYGMGDSYKKAIRSLGISVREYSPIGEVIPGMAYLVRRLLENSTNEGFLKNINANRKDRERLLYLESPRSK